Proteins from one Neodiprion fabricii isolate iyNeoFabr1 chromosome 5, iyNeoFabr1.1, whole genome shotgun sequence genomic window:
- the LOC124182046 gene encoding troponin C, isoallergen Bla g 6.0101-like isoform X2, translating to MDDLELSKEQMDQLQLAFNAFDPEKKGCISTDMIGTILAMLGHELDDRTLRDLVSELDIDGTGEIQFEEFCMLASRFIVEEDTEAIAKELREAFLLYDREGNGYITTDVFRDILSELDDNLPEEELDMMIDEIDADGSGTVDFEEFMAAMTGG from the exons ATG GACGATCTCGAGTTGTCCAAGGAACAAATGGACC AGTTACAGCTGGCTTTCAACGCCTTCGATCCCGAGAAAAAAGGCTGCATAAGTACCGACATGATCGGCACGATTTTGGCAATGCTGGGTCACGAGCTTGACGACAGAACGCTTCGCGATCTTGTCAGCGAACTCGACATAGACG GAACCGGGGAAATACAGTTCGAGGAATTCTGCATGCTGGCTTCGCGTTTCATCGTCGAGGAAGACACGGAGGCGATCGCTAAGGAGCTTAGAGAAGCTTTCCTGCTTTACGACAGAGAAGGGAACGGCTACATAACGACCGACGTCTTCCGGGACATTCTTAGCGAACTCGACGATAATCTGCCGGAAGAAGAACTCGACATGATGATCGACGAAATTGACGCCGACGGATCGGGGACCGTCGACTTTGAAG AATTCATGGCAGCCATGACCGGAGGATAA
- the LOC124182048 gene encoding troponin C, isoallergen Bla g 6.0101-like has product MDSFIYLIRNDLAVTVPFRDTVWHSSTLRHKSIGHYLSPRRRRIDLTMDTLDKAQVAQLQAAFDAFDHAKKGCISTDMVSTILVMLGHELEEGTLADIIEEVDEDASGELDFVEFCTLAARFIEVEEDTEAIEQELREAFRLYDREGNGYITTDVFRDILHELDDNISEYELDMMIDEIDADGSGTLDFEEFMAVMTG; this is encoded by the exons ATGGATTCGTTTATATATTTGATCCGGAACGATCTCGCTGTGACAGTACCTTTCAGAGATACTGTCTGGCACTCGTCAACACTTCGCCACAAATCAATCGGGCATTATTTATCGCCTCGACGTCGCCGTATCGACCTCACGATG GATACTCTCGACAAAGCGCAGGTAGCCC AGTTACAGGCTGCCTTCGATGCTTTTGATCACGCTAAGAAAGGATGCATAAGCACAGACATGGTCAGCACGATATTGGTGATGCTTGGTCACGAGCTGGAGGAAGGAACGCTGGCGGATATCATCGAGGAAGTCGACGAGGACG CGTCGGGAGAGCTCGACTTTGTCGAATTTTGCACCCTGGCTGCGAGGTTCATCGAAGTTGAAGAAGACACGGAGGCAATCGAGCAGGAATTGAGAGAGGCGTTCCGACTTTACGACAGGGAGGGAAACGGCTACATAACCACCGACGTTTTCAGGGATATTTTGCACGAGCTTGACGACAACATTTCCGAATACGAGCTCGACATGATGATCGACGAGATCGACGCCGACGGTTCGGGGACCTTGGATTTTGAAG AATTCATGGCTGTGATGACGGGgtaa
- the LOC124182047 gene encoding leucine-rich repeats and immunoglobulin-like domains protein 1 codes for MSSSTRFKGEKCWIVWLMVTSLYLRSTLGQIVQNCPSRSEIAPCSCIVKKQGLDVVCEFTDFTHINKAMSVLKGRPNTIIYYLKLRHNNMPKLQGFVFLGLDIHHLTVHNSSLAVVEETSLSSIGKGLTQLDLSQNSLLVVPSAALKTLHHLLILNLNYNKISAIHARAFEGLDTLEILTLYENKISVIEADAFKGVDNRKLKRLNLGGNELNSVPTSALSSLEMLKKLEMQENRISTIQKGDFAGLKSLDSLGLAHNKLQVVPAGVFSHLTQLNSLELDGNKITHIDPDAFIGLEEHLQYLRLADNKLHMVPSDALRRLHRLRHLDLRVNNITVLPEDAFAGYGDSITFLNLQKNLIKTLPPMIFENFNSLETLNLQNNKMTHVPEEVMETVIDTLQVIDLTDNPLICDCELQWYSNWLKNLRDKDDEVMTKKRTVCTMSNEHREYAVQNLPLDRMGCQPIAEEKSSSGNLAVKLVGLQFVITVSFVVLF; via the exons ATGTCGTCGTCGACGAGATTCAAGGGGGAGAAGTGCTGGATAGTATGGCTCATGGTAACGTCTTTGTACCTGAGGTCCACCCTTGGTCAGATAGTCCAGAACTGCCCGTCTAGGAGCGAGATAGCACCGTGTTCCTGCATCGTTAAGAAGCAGGGACTCGACGTCGTTTGCGAGTTTACCGACTTCACTCACATCAACAAGGCGATGTCGGTACTAAAGGGCAGGCCCAACACCATCATTTACTACCTCAAACTGCGACACAACAATATGCCGAAGCTTCAGGGCTTCGTCTTCCTCGGTCTTGACATTCATCATCTCACCGTTCACAACAGCAGTCTAGCCGTCGTCGAGGAGACATCTCTGAGCTCGATAG GAAAAGGACTCACCCAGCTGGACTTGTCGCAGAACTCTTTGCTCGTGGTGCCGTCGGCGGCGTTGAAGACCCTGCATCACCTTCTGATACTGAACCTGAACTACAACAAGATAAGCGCTATCCATGCGCGAGCTTTCGAGGGCCTTGACACCTTGGAAATCCTCACCCTGTACGAAAACAAGATATCAGTCATCGAAGCCGACGCGTTCAAGGGTGTCGACAA TCGGAAATTGAAGCGGTTGAATTTAGGCGGAAACGAACTGAACTCTGTGCCAACCTCGGCTTTGTCCTCTTTGGAAATGCTGAAGAAGCTGGAGATGCAGGAGAACAGGATAAGCACCATCCAGAAGGGCGACTTTGCCG GTTTGAAGAGCCTCGACTCACTGGGACTCGCTCATAACAAACTGCAAGTAGTGCCAGCCGGCGTCTTTTCGCATTTGACGCAATTAAACTCTCTCGAACTGGATGGAAACAAAATCACCCACATAGATCCGGACGCGTTCATCGGCCTCGAGG AACATCTCCAGTATCTTCGACTGGCGGACAACAAGCTTCACATGGTACCAAGCGACGCGTTAAGAAGACTTCACCGTTTGCGTCACCTGGATTTACGGGTCAACAACATCACCGTATTACCGGAGGACGCGTTCGCCGGTTACGGGGACTCGATCACCTTCCTGaatcttcaaaaaaattt AATCAAGACTCTGCCGCCGATGATATTCGAGAATTTTAATTCGTTGGAAACGCTCAACTTGCAAAACAACAAAATGACCCACGTGCCGGAAGAGGTGATGGAAACCGTCATCGACACACTGCAGGTCATCGATTTGACCG ACAATCCGCTGATCTGCGACTGCGAGCTTCAGTGGTACTCAAACTGGTTGAAAAATCTTCGCGACAAGGACGACGAGGTGATGACGAAGAAGAGGACCGTGTGCACGATGAGTAACGAGCACAGAGAATACGCGGTGCAGAATCTACCCTTGGATCGAATGGGATGCCAGCCGATAGCCGAGGAAAAATCGTCATCCGGTAACCTGGCGGTAAAACTTGTCGGTCTTCAGTTCGTCATCACCGTGAGCTTCGTCGTTCTGTTCTAA
- the LOC124182049 gene encoding troponin C, isoallergen Bla g 6.0101 has translation MDDLNKDQIALLKKAFDAFDHEKKGCIGTDMVGTILTMLGHELSENTLAEIIAEVDEDGSGELEFEEFCTLAARFLVEEDTEAMQQELREAFRLYDKEGNGYITTDVFRDILHELDDKLSPEELDLMIEEIDADGSGTLDFDEFMEVMTGGDD, from the exons ATG GATGACCTGAACAAGGATCAAATTGCGC TTCTTAAGAAGGCCTTCGACGCCTTTGATCACGAGAAAAAGGGCTGCATAGGAACGGACATGGTGGGAACGATTTTAACGATGCTTGGACACGAGTTGAGCGAAAACACGCTGGCCGAGATAATcgcggaggtggacgaggacg GATCCGGAGAACTCGAGTTCGAGGAGTTTTGCACCCTGGCTGCGAGGTTTTTGGTCGAGGAAGACACCGAGGCGATGCAGCAGGAGCTGAGGGAGGCTTTCCGGCTCTACGACAAGGAAGGAAACGGATACATAACGACCGACGTCTTCAGGGACATCCTTCACGAGCTCGACGACAAGCTTTCGCCCGAAGAACTCGATCTTATGATAGAGGAAATCGACGCCGACGGATCTGGGACTCTCGACTTTGACG aatttatGGAAGTGATGACTGGCGGCGACGACTGA
- the LOC124182046 gene encoding troponin C, isoallergen Bla g 6.0101-like isoform X3: MDQLQLAFNAFDPEKKGCISTDMIGTILAMLGHELDDRTLRDLVSELDIDGTGEIQFEEFCMLASRFIVEEDTEAIAKELREAFLLYDREGNGYITTDVFRDILSELDDNLPEEELDMMIDEIDADGSGTVDFEEFMAAMTGG, encoded by the exons ATGGACC AGTTACAGCTGGCTTTCAACGCCTTCGATCCCGAGAAAAAAGGCTGCATAAGTACCGACATGATCGGCACGATTTTGGCAATGCTGGGTCACGAGCTTGACGACAGAACGCTTCGCGATCTTGTCAGCGAACTCGACATAGACG GAACCGGGGAAATACAGTTCGAGGAATTCTGCATGCTGGCTTCGCGTTTCATCGTCGAGGAAGACACGGAGGCGATCGCTAAGGAGCTTAGAGAAGCTTTCCTGCTTTACGACAGAGAAGGGAACGGCTACATAACGACCGACGTCTTCCGGGACATTCTTAGCGAACTCGACGATAATCTGCCGGAAGAAGAACTCGACATGATGATCGACGAAATTGACGCCGACGGATCGGGGACCGTCGACTTTGAAG AATTCATGGCAGCCATGACCGGAGGATAA
- the LOC124182046 gene encoding uncharacterized protein LOC124182046 isoform X1, whose translation MGFPTFDSRKELAPIRETGRKKFEFWNMAVVAMMAIGIGLLLATYVLAGSSTRKKSVQDSNGASEISGLNFGQNTTDENLTLINQRLLPMSQIYCRIETNCVVTCSRIPAASSPGIIATVFMDSEYKRQCAEKELVEELVFDNCRFPANELSSEWLPIKFRLRKLTLRRCGLTAIDVDAFRSKPFQELRGLAIIGNRINALRKSLFDGLTSLEELAIVDNSIGLPEPELLVGIANSLRILQLDNAIRGERTLTKVIGSRPLRRVIVLSLTRNRLPKLSRNIFKGVPNVQSVHLTDSGVSMIEPGALDPFSRSIRQLFLARNNLTYLPTNAFSRILRSNPNFRVTLANNDWNCSCGLKWLKNLTTILIDVPRCSRPDRNAMLSFAEADFCEQSDRPSTAVLESTDEPVNGDPESMTLTCDQKDQEADTRTSRRLLSVREFIVRTGYPGFFLSQVTNGSVHVVVGSEATSFTLVWFVKDLEDIEPQSVKCVTDVAGSVTLTELQPGLVYIVCLLDTNNGDLTSPFNCQSIQMPKKESGRLWLTDEAKTPIIGGLTVVLVVVCVSGAMGSYCIVRRNPRLLKGSKRIIMVNHRAADAIVLPADCRLDSLSNTGSFAREPGPTVSSSRSSTTSYVSGIQPTRMQLVSWRIGRIREILACDNPNKFNAEIPPPLPPPRNKSVVPSLSRSLEEAGTGFQERGRPRSVSDFRTNEEEGL comes from the exons ATGGGCTTCCCAACGTTTGATTCCAGGAAGGAATTAGCACCGATTCGTGAAACCGGTAGAAA GAAATTCGAGTTCTGGAACATGGCAGTCGTGGCTATGATGGCCATTGGCATTGGTCTTCTCCTCGCGACTTACGTCTTGGCCGGATCTTCAACGAGGAAGAAATCGGTCCAGGATAGTAACGGGGCAAGCGAAATCTCTGGCCTCAACTTCGGCCAGAATACCACCGATGAAAATCTCACCCTAATAAATCAGAGGCTTCTGCCCATGTCTCAGATATACTGCAGGATAGAAACCAACTGCGTTGTCACCTGTTCACGCATCCCAGCTGCTTCGAGCCCAGGAATCATCGCCACCGTATTTATGGACTCCGAATACAAG AGACAGTGTGCAGAAAAGGAGCTTGTCGAGGAGCTGGTGTTCGATAACTGCAGGTTTCCGGCCAACGAGCTGAGTTCCGAATGGCTACCGATAAAATTTCGATTAAGGAAATTGACCCTGAGGCGTTGCGGACTGACGGCAATCGACGTGGACGCGTTTAGATCGAAGCCATTCCAGGAACTTCGCGGCTTGGCGATTATCGGGAACCGGATAAACGCCCTTCGAAAATCGTTGTTCGATGGCCTGACGAGTCTGGAGGAATTGGCGATAGTGGACAACAGCATTGGACTGCCGGAGCCCGAGTTGCTGGTTGGAATAGCGAACTCTCTCCGGATTCTTCAGCTGGACAATGCGATCAGAGGGGAACGCACCCTGACCAAGGTAATCGGTAGTCGTCCGCTTCGCAGGGTGATCGTACTGTCGCTGACCAGAAATCGTCTGCCAAAACTATCCAGAAACATCTTCAAAGGTGTTCCAAACGTGCAATCGGTCCACCTTACAGACTCGGGTGTGTCGATGATCGAGCCCGGAGCTTTAGATCCCTTCTCCAGAAGCATCCGGCAGCTCTTTCTCGCTAGAAACAACCTCACCTATCTCCCAACAAACGCCTTCAGTCGTATCCTGAGGTCAAATCCCAACTTCAGAGTCACCCTCGCCAACAACGACTGGAACTGTAGCTGTGGTCTCAAGTGGCTCAAGAACTTGACAACCATCCTGATCGACGTTCCCCGATGCTCTAGGCCGGATCGAAACGCGATGCTTTCGTTCGCGGAAGCCGATTTCTGCGAACAATCCGACAGACCATCGACTGCGGTTTTGGAATCCACCGACGAGCCGGTAAACGGTGACCCAGAGTCAATGACCTTGACCTGTGACCAGAAGGATCAAGAAGCCGACACGAGGACGTCTAGGAGGCTCCTCTCCGTGCGAGAATTCATCGTCAGAACAGGATACCCGGGGTTCTTTCTCAGCCAGGTGACAAACGGTTCGGTCCACGTTGTCGTGGGATCGGAAGCGACCTCGTTCACCTTGGTGTGGTTCGTCAAAGACCTTGAGGACATCGAGCCGCAAAGTGTGAAGTGCGTAACGGACGTCGCGGGTTCGGTAACGCTGACGGAACTGCAGCCTGGACTGGTCTACATCGTCTGTCTGCTGGACACGAACAACGGCGACCTTACCTCGCCCTTCAACTGCCAGTCGATCCAGATGCCGAAAAAGGAGTCCGGGAGGTTGTGGCTGACGGACGAAGCCAAGACGCCGATTATCGGTGGACTAACGGTGGTCCTCGTAGTCGTCTGCGTTTCAGGAGCCATGGGTTCCTACTGCATTGTACGCCGTAACCCGCGGCTCCTGAAGGGCAGCAAGCGCATCATCATGGTGAACCACAGAGCGGCGGACGCCATCGTTCTTCCCGCGGACTGCCGTTTGGATTCCTTGAGCAATACCGGATCTTTCGCTCGGGAACCCGGACCGACGGTATCAAGTTCGCGCAGCAGCACCACCAGCTACGTATCCGGTATTCAACCCACCAGAATGCAGCTTGTGTCCTGGAGGATAGGAAGGATCAGGGAGATTCTGGCGTGCGATAATCCGAACAAGTTCAACGCCGAAATCCCGCCGCCCCTTCCGCCTCCTCGCAACAAGTCGGTAGTACCTTCGCTTTCTCGCAGCCTTGAAGAGGCTGGAACCGGTTTTCAAGAGCGCGGAAGACCGAGATCGGTGTCCGATTTTCGGACGAACGAAGAAGAAGGACTGTGA